A window from Drosophila subobscura isolate 14011-0131.10 chromosome O, UCBerk_Dsub_1.0, whole genome shotgun sequence encodes these proteins:
- the LOC117897756 gene encoding pneumococcal serine-rich repeat protein isoform X1 — translation MVDSVQCPVCTLYLHAGMNLSDHLETHPKEQVIKALVQMTIVGNTGMGNALAAAMLGNSSSSAAAAPGAGAADAGGSKDTVVAAVTATSASGADVKPVVVAASSSAGKPITAAATNAALQPPPLSSSSAAASSSVSSKLSNPPMKALKCAPPTTEARANNTSAPTTSSAMTAMYQPPLVTTEYRYTNQQQQQQQQPGFARGTSNATATATLVIPQVPQQHFLASSHTQQQQQQQQTHFAHQQQQQQHHPGLKFTYATTLPPPPPLQLFTQQQQQQQTVTQPHQKPPPAYGAAISQIRSQHNQNKQQQHQQQQQQQHVTVHHNVTLAPPTTTTAAAAGAAAATAVGKHSGKAHTEVFLNPPPPPLPPQAHAQHQQHQQQNQQQQQQHHHHQHQQLQQSSMPVALTTAAPRQQQQQQQSVTLQSYGSSAGSCSSSSSSSTAGRASRQTNSPFGALLNAAAAAASSSPSSASAAAASVLRYAESPVAHYLERDNGDFIVQETPKHIVECVEKEDGEFSVIERIYQSPPSVLHIHDDDEDEDEDEDDDEDEENEATALDEHDHVEDGDDERDENSRCRNLTKTTKKSRKTKPKRTSKKSTRQHHSDEEFMSISSGCESDSEPETKMEVQAVVQAAAVPPLCTAPSTSSAAAAAASVAVPALADGHSNSTSNSNSNSNAKSKKNRITVLSDVPLNMNEYLDLMGNIVASSRIGTSRPFAAVAPIPLVKVEKEEPLDEYDNAEGADPMLLLEHKPSLEQSCGTTSVIRMASAMSAATEDFTQPPPMKVEVEATTLLPQRFSTPAQLRGPKKLVIKPKATATATATATTTAAAITKQKTDTPSSSSAEPPAATSISKPGATELIHIKSEITELPTSSILEKHLTTRKHSTVNDDDARVLLEFANSKQPSTLAGGSASSTTFVVNANSGFPSAGSVFASSSGVVGAQLKAGQAKPGEEYILPDNNLEVDEIVISSSSSYASSVAQVHPSLPASLQPPAAAASFNDFNFLYHQTTTTATASANCAYFTPFGRQQQQQQQQHTQHGVSDATNAATLASSSSNSSAMDHDSMNATFRVAKTQSLQSWYQPEQEHDPQHQSEAATAAGGAGAGASSSSQNHEGAQPTNFNAALAAVDCCSVAVDGDVKYLDLDACKREQLSSSSNLPSASASTSTTSSSFAGAATESSLVGGLNIRTDEKMPAKGEISEQESNCDIENSWSQSVYGDISQRYFRNQFTGGYNPDWRQDYYPLQDLSAQQREHKRFDFNAADEEASTSSRKSHLIDEPPAAGTASSTSSALLAGPPIASTSRAAAEAAEAAAATATALAQRKPHRRKLYRCPHCDAIFEKLKERNAHMIGEHNYVRQNRRLICTQPQQQMGAAMLPPPPSQQQQQQLLMHGVGLGIAGDEFVQEDSKDGIVKIKQEQCQDRPDVEQLETSPELLTDVKDSQLLGIGDGEADGDIKPPSQLDQKMTLPPLAMTTPAAKLAALYRMLISYNESKLGQERNNLNELEQKAMEKSIFLCYVCRTDFPSVKLYDAHLTEHPAECFTCGKKFYRWKNFSLHLKRHLGWKEFGCYVCDKKFVVRSALVEHMRMHTGQTPLKCKICGKKFKRYSNLTQHRKRHTKVMVRKKEYVCHCGEVLPSKARFLWHKETHDVKPKCCPYCCDRFVHANSLRRHIRLAHSDKFDYAEPMECPMCKQIFAKTSIKAHMATHSTDPQYDCAICNKSFSTKWNLKIHSWVHANRTAKPFKCEYCPKAFVRELDFKNHINAHKQIKPYTCEYCGCKFIRKYNYMRHRREHHGTKKFTCDQCDKSFHRHYYLIEHRRMHTGERPFTCTICGKSSTTKTNHNKHLKIHHSRDPFTVEV, via the exons ATGGTTGACAGCGTGCAGTGCCCCGTGTGCACTTTGTATCTGCATGCGGGCATGAATCTCTCCGATCACTTGGAGACTCATCCCAAGGAGCAGGTCATCAAGGCGCTGGTGCAGATGACAATTGTGGGCAACACTGGCATGGGCAATGCCCTGGCGGCGGCCATGCTGGGCAACAgctcatcatcagcagcagcggcaccaggagcaggagctgcagatgCTGGTGGCTCCAAAGACACCGTCGTCGCCGCCGTCACGGCAACCTCTGCATCTGGCGCTGATGTCAAACCAGTTGTTGTGGCCGCCAGCTCATCGGCAGGCAAACccataacagcagcagccacaaatgcagccctgcagccgccgccactttcctcctcctccgccgcggcaagcagcagcgtcagcagcaaaTTGAGCAATCCACCGATGAAAGCACTGAAATGCGCACCGCCCACGACTGAGGCGCGAGCCAACAACACATCCGCACCCACCACAAGTAGCGCAATGACCGCAATGTACCAGCCACCGCTGGTCACCACGGAATATCGCTACActaatcagcagcaacaacagcagcagcagccgggcTTTGCGCGTGGTACCAGCAACGCGACAGCAACCGCCACACTGGTGATACCACaggtgccacagcagcacttTCTAGCCAGCAGCcatacgcagcagcagcagcagcagcagcagacacactttgcccatcagcaacagcagcagcagcatcatcctGGGTTGAAGTTTACCTATGCCACCACGCtgccacctccgccgccgTTGCAG CTCTTcacgcagcaacagcagcagcagcagacagtaACGCAACCGCATCAGAAGCCTCCTCCCGCCTATGGAGCCGCCATCAGTCAAATCCGATCTCAGCACAAccaaaacaagcagcagcaacatcagcagcagcaacagcagcaacatgtgaCCGTTCATCATAATGTAACCCTGGCAccaccgacaacaacaacagcagcagcagctggagcagcagcagcgacagctgtAGGCAAGCACAGCGGCAAAGCACACACGGAAGTATTCCTGAATCCCccaccaccgccgctgccaccacagGCGCAtgcgcagcaccagcagcaccaacagcagaaccaacagcaacagcagcagcatcatcatcaccagcaccagcagctacagcaatCATCGATGCCAGTGGCGCTGACAACAGCCGCacccagacagcagcagcaacagcagcaatcgGTGACATTGCAGTCGTACGGCTCGAGTGCCGgtagctgctcctcctcgtcctcctcctcgacggCGGGTCGAGCGAGTCGTCAGACCAACTCTCCCTTTGGCGCCTTGCTCaatgctgcggcggctgcggccaGCTCCTCGCCCTCATCCGcgtctgcagctgccgcttccGTGCTGCGCTATGCAGAGTCGCCAGTGGCGCATTATCTGGAGCGGGACAATGGTGACTTCATTGTCCAGGAGACGCCCAAGCACATTGTGGAGTGCGTGGAAAAGGAGGATGGGGAGTTCTCTGTCATCGAACGCATTTACCAGTCGCCACCGAGTGTGCTGCACAtacacgacgacgacgaggatgaggacgaagacgaggacgacgatgaggatgaggagaaCGAGGCGACAGCGCTGGACGAGCACGATCATGTGGAGGATGGCGACGATGAGCGGGACGAGAACAGCCGCTGCCGCAACTTGAccaaaacaacgaaaaagtCGCGCAAAACCAAGCCCAAGCGAACGTCCAAGAAATCCACGCGGCAACATCACTCGGACGAGGAGTTTatgagcatcagcagcggctgcgAGAGCGATTCAGAGCCGGAGACGAAGATGGAAGTGCAGGCAGTGgtgcaggcggcagcagttCCACCTCTGTGCACGGCTCCATCCACGAGCagtgcagcggcggcagcagcctcagTTGCAGTGCCTGCCCTGGCCGATGGCCACTCGAATTCCACTTCAAACTCGAACTCCAATTCGAATGCCAAGTCCAAGAAGAATCGCATCACGGTGCTCAGCGATGTGCCGCTGAACATGAACGAATATCTCGATCTGATGGGCAACATTGTGGCCTCCAGTCGCATCGGCACCTCGCGGCCATTCGCCGCCGTTGCGCCCATACCGCTGGTCAaggtggagaaggaggagccgCTGGATGAGTACGACAATGCGGAGGGCGCGGatcccatgctgctgctggagcacaaGCCCAGCCTGGAGCAGAGTTGCGGCACCACCAGCGTCATTCGCATGGCCAGCGCCATGTCGGCGGCCACGGAGGACTTTACACAGCCGCCGCCCATGaaggttgaggttgaggccACGACGCTGCTACCTCAGCGGTTCTCGACACCCGCCCAGCTGCGTGGACCCAAGAAATTAGTCATCAAACCAAAGgccacagcaacggcaacagcaacagcaacgacgacggcggcggcgataacaaaacaaaagactgaCACCCCATCTTCCTCGAGCGCGGAAccgccagcagccacatccaTATCAAAGCCCGGTGCCACGGAGCTGATTCACATTAAGAGCGAGATCACGGAGCTGCCTACGAGCAGCATCCTCGAGAAGCATCTGACAACGCGGAAGCACTCGACGGTGAACGATGACGATGCGCGGGTGCTGCTGGAGTTTGCCAACTCGAAGCAGCCGTCGACACTCGCCGGTGGCAGCGCCTCCAGCACGACCTTTGTGGTGAATGCCAATTCGGGTTTCCCCTCGGCGGGCTCTGtgtttgccagcagcagcggcgtggTGGGGGCGCAGCTGAAGGCGGGACAAGCGAAGCCGGGCGAGGAGTACATTCTGCCGGACAACAATCTGGAGGTGGATGAAATTGTGATATCCTCCTCGTCTTCCTACGCCTCATCCGTGGCGCAGGTGCATCCATCGTTGCCAGCATCGCTGCAGCCGcccgcagcagccgcctccTTCAACGACTTTAATTTCCTCTACCATCAGACGACGACAACGGCCACAGCGTCCGCGAATTGTGCGTACTTCACGCCCTTTGgccgccagcaacagcagcagcagcagcaacacacgCAGCACGGTGTCAGCGATGCCACGAATGCCGCCACCTTGGCCTCCTCTTCCAGCAATTCCTCGGCAATGGATCACGACTCGATGAATGCCACGTTTCGCGTGGCCAAGACACAGTCGCTGCAGTCCTGGTATCAGCCCGAACAAGAACACGATCCGCAGCATCAGTcggaagcagcaacagcagcgggaggagcGGGTGCCGGAGCCTCCTCCTCTAGCCAGAACCACGAGGGAGCGCAGCCCACAAACTTCAATGCCGCTCTGGCTGCCGTCGATTGTTGCAGCGTGGCCGTCGATGGGGATGTCAAGTATCTGGATTTGGACGCATGCAAGCGAGagcagctgagcagcagcagcaatctgcCATCGGCCTCAGCCTCCACATCGACAACTTCCTCCTCGTTCGCGggagcagcgacagagagcagCCTCGTGGGTGGACTGAACATACGCACCGATGAGAAAATGCCAGCCAAGGGGGAAATCTCAGAGCAGGAGAGCAACTGCGACATCGAGAACTCGTGGAGTCAGTCG GTGTACGGCGACATATCACAGCGTTACTTTAGAAATCAGTTCACTGGCGGCTACAATCCGGACTGGCGGCAGGACTACTATCCGCTGCAGGATCTCAGCGCACAGCAGCGGGAGCACAAGCG TTTCGATTTTAATGCCGCCGATGAGGAGGCCTCAACCAGCTCGCGCAAGAGTCACTTGATTGATGAGCCGCCGGCAGCGGGCACCGCTTCCTCGACGTCTTCGGCATTGCTGGCTGGTCCACCAATCGCTTCAACGTCCCGGGCTGCCGCAGAGGCAGCGGAGGCGGCAGCTGCCACGGCTACGGCATTGGCCCAACGCAAGCCGCATCGTCGCAAGCTGTACAGGTGTCCGCACTGCGACGCGATCTTCGAGAAGCTGAAGGAGCGCAATGCGCACATGATTGGCGAGCACAATTATGTGCGTCAGAATCGACGTTTGATATGcacgcagccgcagcagcaaatggGTGCCGCAATGTTGCCGCCACCAccgtcacagcagcagcagcagcagctgctcatgCATGGCGTTGGCTTGGGCATTGCTGGTGATGAATTTGTGCAAGAGGATTCCAAAGATGGCATTGTCAAGATCAAGCAGGAACAGTGCCAGGACAGGCCGGATGTGGAGCAGCTAGAGACCAGCCCGGAGCTGCTCACCGATGTCAAAGAttcccagctgctgggcattgGCGACGGCGAGGCGGATGGTGACATCAAGCCGCCCAGTCAGCTGGATCAAAAGATGACCCTGCCGCCACTGGCGATGACAACGCCCGCCGCCAAATTGGCAGCTTTATATCGAATGTTGATATCCTACAACGAGTCCAAGCTGGGGCAGGAGCGCAACAATCTCAacgagctggagcagaagGCCATGGAGAAGTCCATCTTTCTGTGCTATGTCTGCCGCACCGATTTCCCCTCCGTGAAGCTCTACGATGCGCATCTGACGGAGCATCCCGCCGAGTGTTTCACCTGTGGCAAGAAATTCTACAGATGGAAGAACTTTTCGCTGCACCTGAAGCGCCACTTGGGCTGGAAGGAGTTTGGCTGCTACGTTTGCGACAAGAAGTTCGTCGTGCGCAGCGCCCTCGTGGAGCACATGCGCATGCACACGGGCCAGACGCCGCTCAAGTGTAAGATATGCG GCAAAAAGTTTAAGCGTTACTCGAACTTGACGCAGCATCGCAAGCGGCACACCAAGGTGATGGTGCGCAAGAAGGAGTACGTGTGCCACTGCGGCGAGGTGTTGCCATCGAAGGCGCGGTTTCTGTGGCACAAGGAGACGCACGACGTGAAGCCCAAGTGCTGTCCGTATTGCTGCGATCGCTTTGTGCATGCCAACTCGCTGCGCCGACACATACGGCTGGCGCATTCGGATAAGTTCGACTATGCCGAGCCCATGGAGTGCCCCATGTGCAAGCAGATCTTTGCCAAGACCTCGATCAAGGCGCACATGGCAACGCACTCGACGGATCCGCAGTACGACTGTGCCATCTGCAACAAGAGCTTCTCCACCAAATGGAATCTCAAGATACACTCGTGGGTGCATGCAAATCGAACGGCGAAACCGTTCAAGTGCGAGTACTGCCCCAAGGCGTTTGTGCGAGAGCTGGACTTCAAGAACCACATCAATGCCCACAAACAGATCAAGCCGTACACCTGCGAATATTGTGGCTGCAAGTTCATACGAAAGTATAACTATATGCGGCACAGACGCGAGCATCATGGCACCAAGAAGTTCACCTGCGACCAGTGCGACAAGTCATTCCATCGGCACTACTATCTGATTGAGCATCGGCGCATGCACACGGGCGAGCGGCCGTTCACGTGCACCATTTGCGGCAAGAGCTCCACCACCAAGACCAATCACAATAAGCATCTGAAGATCCATCATTCGCGCGATCCCTTTACCGTTGAGGTCTAA
- the LOC117897756 gene encoding pneumococcal serine-rich repeat protein isoform X2 — MVDSVQCPVCTLYLHAGMNLSDHLETHPKEQVIKALVQMTIVGNTGMGNALAAAMLGNSSSSAAAAPGAGAADAGGSKDTVVAAVTATSASGADVKPVVVAASSSAGKPITAAATNAALQPPPLSSSSAAASSSVSSKLSNPPMKALKCAPPTTEARANNTSAPTTSSAMTAMYQPPLVTTEYRYTNQQQQQQQQPGFARGTSNATATATLVIPQVPQQHFLASSHTQQQQQQQQTHFAHQQQQQQHHPGLKFTYATTLPPPPPLQLFTQQQQQQQTVTQPHQKPPPAYGAAISQIRSQHNQNKQQQHQQQHQHQQLQQSSMPVALTTAAPRQQQQQQQSVTLQSYGSSAGSCSSSSSSSTAGRASRQTNSPFGALLNAAAAAASSSPSSASAAAASVLRYAESPVAHYLERDNGDFIVQETPKHIVECVEKEDGEFSVIERIYQSPPSVLHIHDDDEDEDEDEDDDEDEENEATALDEHDHVEDGDDERDENSRCRNLTKTTKKSRKTKPKRTSKKSTRQHHSDEEFMSISSGCESDSEPETKMEVQAVVQAAAVPPLCTAPSTSSAAAAAASVAVPALADGHSNSTSNSNSNSNAKSKKNRITVLSDVPLNMNEYLDLMGNIVASSRIGTSRPFAAVAPIPLVKVEKEEPLDEYDNAEGADPMLLLEHKPSLEQSCGTTSVIRMASAMSAATEDFTQPPPMKVEVEATTLLPQRFSTPAQLRGPKKLVIKPKATATATATATTTAAAITKQKTDTPSSSSAEPPAATSISKPGATELIHIKSEITELPTSSILEKHLTTRKHSTVNDDDARVLLEFANSKQPSTLAGGSASSTTFVVNANSGFPSAGSVFASSSGVVGAQLKAGQAKPGEEYILPDNNLEVDEIVISSSSSYASSVAQVHPSLPASLQPPAAAASFNDFNFLYHQTTTTATASANCAYFTPFGRQQQQQQQQHTQHGVSDATNAATLASSSSNSSAMDHDSMNATFRVAKTQSLQSWYQPEQEHDPQHQSEAATAAGGAGAGASSSSQNHEGAQPTNFNAALAAVDCCSVAVDGDVKYLDLDACKREQLSSSSNLPSASASTSTTSSSFAGAATESSLVGGLNIRTDEKMPAKGEISEQESNCDIENSWSQSVYGDISQRYFRNQFTGGYNPDWRQDYYPLQDLSAQQREHKRFDFNAADEEASTSSRKSHLIDEPPAAGTASSTSSALLAGPPIASTSRAAAEAAEAAAATATALAQRKPHRRKLYRCPHCDAIFEKLKERNAHMIGEHNYVRQNRRLICTQPQQQMGAAMLPPPPSQQQQQQLLMHGVGLGIAGDEFVQEDSKDGIVKIKQEQCQDRPDVEQLETSPELLTDVKDSQLLGIGDGEADGDIKPPSQLDQKMTLPPLAMTTPAAKLAALYRMLISYNESKLGQERNNLNELEQKAMEKSIFLCYVCRTDFPSVKLYDAHLTEHPAECFTCGKKFYRWKNFSLHLKRHLGWKEFGCYVCDKKFVVRSALVEHMRMHTGQTPLKCKICGKKFKRYSNLTQHRKRHTKVMVRKKEYVCHCGEVLPSKARFLWHKETHDVKPKCCPYCCDRFVHANSLRRHIRLAHSDKFDYAEPMECPMCKQIFAKTSIKAHMATHSTDPQYDCAICNKSFSTKWNLKIHSWVHANRTAKPFKCEYCPKAFVRELDFKNHINAHKQIKPYTCEYCGCKFIRKYNYMRHRREHHGTKKFTCDQCDKSFHRHYYLIEHRRMHTGERPFTCTICGKSSTTKTNHNKHLKIHHSRDPFTVEV; from the exons ATGGTTGACAGCGTGCAGTGCCCCGTGTGCACTTTGTATCTGCATGCGGGCATGAATCTCTCCGATCACTTGGAGACTCATCCCAAGGAGCAGGTCATCAAGGCGCTGGTGCAGATGACAATTGTGGGCAACACTGGCATGGGCAATGCCCTGGCGGCGGCCATGCTGGGCAACAgctcatcatcagcagcagcggcaccaggagcaggagctgcagatgCTGGTGGCTCCAAAGACACCGTCGTCGCCGCCGTCACGGCAACCTCTGCATCTGGCGCTGATGTCAAACCAGTTGTTGTGGCCGCCAGCTCATCGGCAGGCAAACccataacagcagcagccacaaatgcagccctgcagccgccgccactttcctcctcctccgccgcggcaagcagcagcgtcagcagcaaaTTGAGCAATCCACCGATGAAAGCACTGAAATGCGCACCGCCCACGACTGAGGCGCGAGCCAACAACACATCCGCACCCACCACAAGTAGCGCAATGACCGCAATGTACCAGCCACCGCTGGTCACCACGGAATATCGCTACActaatcagcagcaacaacagcagcagcagccgggcTTTGCGCGTGGTACCAGCAACGCGACAGCAACCGCCACACTGGTGATACCACaggtgccacagcagcacttTCTAGCCAGCAGCcatacgcagcagcagcagcagcagcagcagacacactttgcccatcagcaacagcagcagcagcatcatcctGGGTTGAAGTTTACCTATGCCACCACGCtgccacctccgccgccgTTGCAG CTCTTcacgcagcaacagcagcagcagcagacagtaACGCAACCGCATCAGAAGCCTCCTCCCGCCTATGGAGCCGCCATCAGTCAAATCCGATCTCAGCACAAccaaaacaagcagcagcaacatcagcagcag caccagcaccagcagctacagcaatCATCGATGCCAGTGGCGCTGACAACAGCCGCacccagacagcagcagcaacagcagcaatcgGTGACATTGCAGTCGTACGGCTCGAGTGCCGgtagctgctcctcctcgtcctcctcctcgacggCGGGTCGAGCGAGTCGTCAGACCAACTCTCCCTTTGGCGCCTTGCTCaatgctgcggcggctgcggccaGCTCCTCGCCCTCATCCGcgtctgcagctgccgcttccGTGCTGCGCTATGCAGAGTCGCCAGTGGCGCATTATCTGGAGCGGGACAATGGTGACTTCATTGTCCAGGAGACGCCCAAGCACATTGTGGAGTGCGTGGAAAAGGAGGATGGGGAGTTCTCTGTCATCGAACGCATTTACCAGTCGCCACCGAGTGTGCTGCACAtacacgacgacgacgaggatgaggacgaagacgaggacgacgatgaggatgaggagaaCGAGGCGACAGCGCTGGACGAGCACGATCATGTGGAGGATGGCGACGATGAGCGGGACGAGAACAGCCGCTGCCGCAACTTGAccaaaacaacgaaaaagtCGCGCAAAACCAAGCCCAAGCGAACGTCCAAGAAATCCACGCGGCAACATCACTCGGACGAGGAGTTTatgagcatcagcagcggctgcgAGAGCGATTCAGAGCCGGAGACGAAGATGGAAGTGCAGGCAGTGgtgcaggcggcagcagttCCACCTCTGTGCACGGCTCCATCCACGAGCagtgcagcggcggcagcagcctcagTTGCAGTGCCTGCCCTGGCCGATGGCCACTCGAATTCCACTTCAAACTCGAACTCCAATTCGAATGCCAAGTCCAAGAAGAATCGCATCACGGTGCTCAGCGATGTGCCGCTGAACATGAACGAATATCTCGATCTGATGGGCAACATTGTGGCCTCCAGTCGCATCGGCACCTCGCGGCCATTCGCCGCCGTTGCGCCCATACCGCTGGTCAaggtggagaaggaggagccgCTGGATGAGTACGACAATGCGGAGGGCGCGGatcccatgctgctgctggagcacaaGCCCAGCCTGGAGCAGAGTTGCGGCACCACCAGCGTCATTCGCATGGCCAGCGCCATGTCGGCGGCCACGGAGGACTTTACACAGCCGCCGCCCATGaaggttgaggttgaggccACGACGCTGCTACCTCAGCGGTTCTCGACACCCGCCCAGCTGCGTGGACCCAAGAAATTAGTCATCAAACCAAAGgccacagcaacggcaacagcaacagcaacgacgacggcggcggcgataacaaaacaaaagactgaCACCCCATCTTCCTCGAGCGCGGAAccgccagcagccacatccaTATCAAAGCCCGGTGCCACGGAGCTGATTCACATTAAGAGCGAGATCACGGAGCTGCCTACGAGCAGCATCCTCGAGAAGCATCTGACAACGCGGAAGCACTCGACGGTGAACGATGACGATGCGCGGGTGCTGCTGGAGTTTGCCAACTCGAAGCAGCCGTCGACACTCGCCGGTGGCAGCGCCTCCAGCACGACCTTTGTGGTGAATGCCAATTCGGGTTTCCCCTCGGCGGGCTCTGtgtttgccagcagcagcggcgtggTGGGGGCGCAGCTGAAGGCGGGACAAGCGAAGCCGGGCGAGGAGTACATTCTGCCGGACAACAATCTGGAGGTGGATGAAATTGTGATATCCTCCTCGTCTTCCTACGCCTCATCCGTGGCGCAGGTGCATCCATCGTTGCCAGCATCGCTGCAGCCGcccgcagcagccgcctccTTCAACGACTTTAATTTCCTCTACCATCAGACGACGACAACGGCCACAGCGTCCGCGAATTGTGCGTACTTCACGCCCTTTGgccgccagcaacagcagcagcagcagcaacacacgCAGCACGGTGTCAGCGATGCCACGAATGCCGCCACCTTGGCCTCCTCTTCCAGCAATTCCTCGGCAATGGATCACGACTCGATGAATGCCACGTTTCGCGTGGCCAAGACACAGTCGCTGCAGTCCTGGTATCAGCCCGAACAAGAACACGATCCGCAGCATCAGTcggaagcagcaacagcagcgggaggagcGGGTGCCGGAGCCTCCTCCTCTAGCCAGAACCACGAGGGAGCGCAGCCCACAAACTTCAATGCCGCTCTGGCTGCCGTCGATTGTTGCAGCGTGGCCGTCGATGGGGATGTCAAGTATCTGGATTTGGACGCATGCAAGCGAGagcagctgagcagcagcagcaatctgcCATCGGCCTCAGCCTCCACATCGACAACTTCCTCCTCGTTCGCGggagcagcgacagagagcagCCTCGTGGGTGGACTGAACATACGCACCGATGAGAAAATGCCAGCCAAGGGGGAAATCTCAGAGCAGGAGAGCAACTGCGACATCGAGAACTCGTGGAGTCAGTCG GTGTACGGCGACATATCACAGCGTTACTTTAGAAATCAGTTCACTGGCGGCTACAATCCGGACTGGCGGCAGGACTACTATCCGCTGCAGGATCTCAGCGCACAGCAGCGGGAGCACAAGCG TTTCGATTTTAATGCCGCCGATGAGGAGGCCTCAACCAGCTCGCGCAAGAGTCACTTGATTGATGAGCCGCCGGCAGCGGGCACCGCTTCCTCGACGTCTTCGGCATTGCTGGCTGGTCCACCAATCGCTTCAACGTCCCGGGCTGCCGCAGAGGCAGCGGAGGCGGCAGCTGCCACGGCTACGGCATTGGCCCAACGCAAGCCGCATCGTCGCAAGCTGTACAGGTGTCCGCACTGCGACGCGATCTTCGAGAAGCTGAAGGAGCGCAATGCGCACATGATTGGCGAGCACAATTATGTGCGTCAGAATCGACGTTTGATATGcacgcagccgcagcagcaaatggGTGCCGCAATGTTGCCGCCACCAccgtcacagcagcagcagcagcagctgctcatgCATGGCGTTGGCTTGGGCATTGCTGGTGATGAATTTGTGCAAGAGGATTCCAAAGATGGCATTGTCAAGATCAAGCAGGAACAGTGCCAGGACAGGCCGGATGTGGAGCAGCTAGAGACCAGCCCGGAGCTGCTCACCGATGTCAAAGAttcccagctgctgggcattgGCGACGGCGAGGCGGATGGTGACATCAAGCCGCCCAGTCAGCTGGATCAAAAGATGACCCTGCCGCCACTGGCGATGACAACGCCCGCCGCCAAATTGGCAGCTTTATATCGAATGTTGATATCCTACAACGAGTCCAAGCTGGGGCAGGAGCGCAACAATCTCAacgagctggagcagaagGCCATGGAGAAGTCCATCTTTCTGTGCTATGTCTGCCGCACCGATTTCCCCTCCGTGAAGCTCTACGATGCGCATCTGACGGAGCATCCCGCCGAGTGTTTCACCTGTGGCAAGAAATTCTACAGATGGAAGAACTTTTCGCTGCACCTGAAGCGCCACTTGGGCTGGAAGGAGTTTGGCTGCTACGTTTGCGACAAGAAGTTCGTCGTGCGCAGCGCCCTCGTGGAGCACATGCGCATGCACACGGGCCAGACGCCGCTCAAGTGTAAGATATGCG GCAAAAAGTTTAAGCGTTACTCGAACTTGACGCAGCATCGCAAGCGGCACACCAAGGTGATGGTGCGCAAGAAGGAGTACGTGTGCCACTGCGGCGAGGTGTTGCCATCGAAGGCGCGGTTTCTGTGGCACAAGGAGACGCACGACGTGAAGCCCAAGTGCTGTCCGTATTGCTGCGATCGCTTTGTGCATGCCAACTCGCTGCGCCGACACATACGGCTGGCGCATTCGGATAAGTTCGACTATGCCGAGCCCATGGAGTGCCCCATGTGCAAGCAGATCTTTGCCAAGACCTCGATCAAGGCGCACATGGCAACGCACTCGACGGATCCGCAGTACGACTGTGCCATCTGCAACAAGAGCTTCTCCACCAAATGGAATCTCAAGATACACTCGTGGGTGCATGCAAATCGAACGGCGAAACCGTTCAAGTGCGAGTACTGCCCCAAGGCGTTTGTGCGAGAGCTGGACTTCAAGAACCACATCAATGCCCACAAACAGATCAAGCCGTACACCTGCGAATATTGTGGCTGCAAGTTCATACGAAAGTATAACTATATGCGGCACAGACGCGAGCATCATGGCACCAAGAAGTTCACCTGCGACCAGTGCGACAAGTCATTCCATCGGCACTACTATCTGATTGAGCATCGGCGCATGCACACGGGCGAGCGGCCGTTCACGTGCACCATTTGCGGCAAGAGCTCCACCACCAAGACCAATCACAATAAGCATCTGAAGATCCATCATTCGCGCGATCCCTTTACCGTTGAGGTCTAA